The Patescibacteria group bacterium genome window below encodes:
- a CDS encoding type II secretion system protein, which produces MFNLIRAFKESCYKRRKDASAFTLIELLVVIAIIGVLTTVSVIYFNNSRMNSRDAKRVSDIQQVQLALKNYYADHGEYPQNLNFGGSLSSGATNYILRVPTNPTPRTDNNCPDEEYQYKVLEGGQRYSLTFCLSNKTADLVYSGKKTATANGILDCEPGYIPVVGSAEFNTNDFCVMQYEAKCLGVGSGGGGGGGFGEDPIDPGGDGTGHNDQENPCLDNGGVVASAPQGEPIVKLTQTKAKEYCESAGGHLITNPEWMTIARDAETIADNWVFEQIDVGGLKQGNAWGEGLLNGFDAEGSEYAQRTLWLSSGHKIWDLSGNASELVDESCFSGEGEGLYRPTGNEQLWTNFNIETDYERRMTGPYYNGTGNDYIHGGFYYGCSINGNTFLRGGSILSPAAGFRPYPGAFSLYLDFKLDIEDIDLISIADVISFRCVK; this is translated from the coding sequence ATGTTTAATTTAATAAGGGCTTTTAAAGAGTCTTGTTATAAAAGAAGGAAAGACGCTTCTGCTTTTACCCTCATAGAACTCCTAGTAGTTATCGCTATTATCGGGGTTTTAACTACGGTTAGTGTTATATATTTTAATAATTCTCGTATGAACTCCAGGGACGCTAAAAGAGTCTCCGATATTCAACAAGTACAGTTGGCTTTAAAAAATTATTACGCCGATCATGGTGAATATCCCCAAAATTTAAATTTTGGTGGTAGTTTGTCTTCGGGTGCAACAAACTATATTTTAAGAGTACCAACCAATCCAACTCCCAGAACAGATAACAATTGTCCTGATGAAGAGTATCAGTATAAAGTCTTAGAAGGCGGACAACGTTATTCTTTAACTTTCTGTTTAAGTAATAAAACAGCCGATCTGGTTTATTCCGGTAAAAAAACCGCTACTGCCAACGGTATCTTGGATTGCGAACCCGGCTATATCCCGGTAGTGGGTAGTGCAGAGTTTAACACCAATGATTTTTGTGTGATGCAATATGAAGCTAAGTGCCTTGGTGTTGGATCAGGTGGAGGCGGAGGAGGTGGTTTTGGAGAAGATCCAATTGATCCGGGTGGAGACGGAACTGGTCATAATGATCAGGAGAATCCCTGTCTTGATAATGGAGGTGTGGTAGCTTCAGCTCCACAAGGAGAACCAATAGTTAAGTTAACCCAAACTAAAGCCAAAGAATATTGCGAATCAGCCGGAGGTCATCTTATTACTAATCCAGAGTGGATGACGATCGCTCGAGATGCTGAGACTATTGCCGATAACTGGGTATTCGAGCAGATAGATGTTGGTGGTTTAAAACAGGGTAATGCTTGGGGAGAGGGCCTATTGAATGGATTTGATGCAGAAGGATCTGAATATGCTCAGCGTACCCTGTGGCTTTCTAGTGGCCATAAAATATGGGACCTATCGGGCAATGCTTCTGAATTGGTGGATGAGAGTTGTTTTTCCGGAGAAGGTGAGGGATTGTATCGTCCCACTGGAAATGAACAACTTTGGACTAATTTTAATATAGAGACAGATTATGAAAGAAGGATGACCGGACCCTATTATAATGGCACTGGTAATGATTATATCCATGGTGGTTTCTATTATGGTTGCTCAATTAATGGTAACACGTTCCTGCGAGGTGGAAGCATCCTCTCGCCAGCGGCTGGCTTTCGCCCATATCCAGGAGCTTTTTCTCTTTATTTAGATTTTAAACTAGATATTGAAGATATTGATTTAATATCCATTGCTGATGTTATATCGTTTCGTTGCGTAAAGTAA
- the ligA gene encoding NAD-dependent DNA ligase LigA has protein sequence MIKRREVVARIAVLRRELSRHIHLYHNQDRPEISDAAFDALKNELVELEKLFPDLVTPDSPTQRVGGIRQDKFNKVTHTKPMLSLADAFSEEEMREWEARIRKICAEKNVTKYSLDYYAELKMDGLAISLVYEKGNLIRAATRGDGQVGEDVTANLRTIPSVPLTLLQPSDNELKKIGLKDSEIKQVRDMIVNGKLEVRGEAIMTLDNLKRLNKVMIKSGKPPFANTRNAAAGSIRQLDPNITASRGLVFYVYALLMDDKISFKHETEHLLADLLGFKIFTGNRFCKNLDEVLIFHKYWEKNRDKLSFECDGVVTAVNNEALWPILGATGKSPRYMIAYKFPAEQATTIVKNIEWHVGRTGVLTPTASLEPVKVKGVMISNTTLHNYDEIKRLDVRLGDTVIIERAGDVIPKIIEVLKNLRPKEAKQVSPPKKCPMCGSLVSRFGEEVAYKCNNKSCYAVNRRRLIHWASKAALDIEGLGPAIVDQLLKADLIADPADFYNLTQGDLLPLERFAQKSVTNLLEAINNSKQVSLSKIIQALGIAHVGEETALMLEQELPKLAHKKKLSIKKPSDLFKITDKLKKEDLTILPDVGDKVAESILSWFKEEKNRQFLNKLDEVGMVIIEKKEKIKTNKKLVGLSFVLTGTLPTLSRDEAKELIRQAGGTMSSSVSKNTSYVIVGDKPGSKYQEAKKLGVKIIGEEELRGML, from the coding sequence ATGATTAAACGCCGCGAAGTCGTTGCTCGCATCGCTGTATTGCGGCGAGAACTTTCAAGACACATTCATCTATATCATAACCAAGATCGTCCTGAAATCAGTGACGCGGCTTTTGATGCTTTAAAAAATGAGTTGGTTGAGTTGGAAAAACTTTTCCCTGATTTAGTTACTCCAGACTCTCCAACCCAAAGAGTCGGGGGAATAAGGCAAGATAAGTTTAATAAGGTCACACACACTAAGCCCATGCTATCTTTAGCAGATGCTTTTAGTGAAGAGGAGATGAGAGAGTGGGAGGCAAGAATTAGAAAAATTTGTGCGGAGAAAAACGTTACAAAATATTCTTTGGATTATTATGCTGAACTTAAAATGGACGGCTTGGCGATTAGCTTAGTGTACGAAAAGGGTAATTTAATTAGAGCCGCTACTCGCGGTGATGGACAAGTTGGCGAGGATGTTACCGCTAATCTTCGTACTATCCCTTCTGTACCCTTAACGCTACTGCAACCCTCAGATAATGAGCTTAAAAAAATAGGGTTAAAAGACAGTGAAATAAAACAAGTAAGGGACATGATTGTTAATGGAAAGCTGGAGGTGAGGGGTGAGGCAATTATGACTTTGGATAACCTGAAAAGACTTAATAAGGTAATGATTAAGTCCGGTAAGCCGCCCTTTGCTAATACCCGTAACGCGGCTGCTGGTTCAATTAGACAATTAGATCCTAATATCACCGCCTCTCGTGGTTTGGTTTTTTATGTCTATGCTCTTTTAATGGATGATAAGATAAGTTTTAAGCACGAAACAGAGCATCTTTTAGCTGATTTACTTGGCTTTAAAATCTTTACAGGTAATCGTTTTTGTAAAAACTTGGACGAGGTCTTAATTTTTCATAAATATTGGGAGAAAAATAGAGATAAACTGAGTTTTGAATGCGATGGAGTCGTAACAGCGGTTAACAATGAAGCTCTTTGGCCGATTCTTGGGGCGACCGGTAAAAGCCCTCGCTATATGATCGCCTATAAATTCCCGGCAGAGCAAGCCACTACCATTGTTAAAAATATAGAATGGCACGTTGGAAGAACCGGGGTTTTAACACCCACTGCCTCGCTTGAGCCAGTAAAGGTTAAGGGGGTAATGATTAGTAATACGACTTTACATAATTATGATGAAATAAAAAGACTTGATGTGCGACTTGGCGATACGGTAATTATTGAACGAGCCGGTGATGTTATTCCTAAGATTATAGAGGTTTTAAAGAACCTAAGACCAAAAGAAGCCAAACAAGTTAGTCCACCGAAAAAATGTCCGATGTGCGGTAGTTTAGTTTCTCGTTTTGGCGAAGAGGTAGCTTATAAGTGTAATAATAAAAGTTGTTACGCGGTTAATCGTCGTCGCTTAATTCATTGGGCCTCAAAAGCGGCTTTGGATATAGAGGGACTCGGGCCCGCTATTGTTGATCAGCTACTTAAAGCGGATTTAATTGCGGATCCGGCAGATTTTTATAATCTAACCCAGGGAGATCTTTTACCTTTAGAAAGATTTGCCCAAAAGTCGGTTACTAATTTACTTGAGGCGATTAATAACAGTAAACAAGTTAGTCTTTCTAAGATAATACAGGCGCTTGGCATTGCTCATGTTGGCGAAGAAACAGCCTTGATGCTTGAACAAGAATTACCAAAGTTAGCACACAAGAAAAAACTTTCTATTAAAAAACCATCTGATCTTTTTAAAATTACGGATAAGTTAAAAAAAGAAGATCTAACCATTTTACCGGATGTGGGAGATAAAGTAGCTGAAAGTATTCTGAGTTGGTTTAAGGAAGAAAAGAATAGACAGTTTCTTAATAAACTAGATGAAGTGGGAATGGTGATTATAGAGAAAAAAGAAAAGATTAAAACAAATAAGAAGCTTGTTGGTTTAAGTTTTGTTTTAACCGGCACTCTGCCAACTTTAAGTAGAGACGAAGCTAAGGAGCTAATTAGACAAGCCGGAGGGACCATGTCTTCAAGTGTCAGTAAAAATACGAGTTATGTTATAGTCGGAGATAAACCAGGTAGTAAGTATCAGGAGGCTAAGAAACTGGGAGTAAAGATTATTGGGGAAGAGGAGTTGAGGGGGATGTTATAA
- a CDS encoding Asp-tRNA(Asn)/Glu-tRNA(Gln) amidotransferase subunit GatC — MSLSTKDIQHLARLARLKLTPVEASQYSREIGGILRYVDRLSSLPEVKGSKDSGKHNNKVADLSARTDIALPSLDDEKALALKQANIKKGQVIVPRIFS; from the coding sequence ATGTCCCTCTCCACTAAAGACATCCAACATCTGGCTCGTTTAGCTCGTCTTAAGCTAACTCCTGTTGAAGCTTCTCAGTATAGCCGCGAAATAGGCGGTATTCTTCGTTATGTGGATCGTTTATCCTCTTTGCCTGAAGTTAAGGGTTCTAAGGATAGTGGTAAGCATAATAATAAAGTTGCTGATCTTTCTGCGCGAACTGATATTGCCTTACCTTCTTTGGATGATGAAAAAGCCTTGGCTTTAAAACAAGCTAATATTAAAAAAGGTCAAGTTATTGTCCCAAGAATATTTTCTTAG